One genomic segment of Entelurus aequoreus isolate RoL-2023_Sb linkage group LG25, RoL_Eaeq_v1.1, whole genome shotgun sequence includes these proteins:
- the cbx4 gene encoding E3 SUMO-protein ligase CBX4 — protein MELPAAGEHVFAVEGIEKKRIRKGKIEYLVKWRGWSPKYNTWEPEENILDPRLLVAFQHRERQEQLMGYRKRGPKPKHLLLQVPSFARRSSIPAGFEDTSPDVEDIPKSDHIQVQRPQPQQYQLNSKKHHQYQPSSQEVPADQLTNSKKKYIYQLNSKKHHHYEPDPNMYDTQASRLKKVVKVQEAGNKPANPGWNLPLALQQKWVRDKDTGCLSKVKELAVEVRKPVPKEGVSEHALKPDPKDATLPSSVSSKMKIIKNKNKNGRIVIVMSKYMDSHKVHGAKGKHGESSNGEKIQSGGENNAGHRTKIVENGIPKEICSSSSLPAADHPQKCSPKDRHFFKPSPSTAEEYNTEVARGQADLPDDLPLQLTASSPSTSWPADANIPTPTIMDHIKIPSYSSSRKRKLSNPVDERTVSKSCLTSRSLSVPSAGVGPPQEKPMDLHCSGRSSTYAYDAMDCGDQEEPIDLSCPKTKRLTEPEIPPEPQPELLTQPEPQPELVKQPEPQLELVKQPEPQLELVKQPEPQPELVKEPELQPELVKQPELQPELVKQPELQPELEKQPEPRHELEPQPVDKDVAEDTQNSSKAAPAEKICPFMGNIIITDITTNSLTVTFKEYVSF, from the exons ATGGAGCTCCCTGCCGCCGGGGAACACGTCTTTGCGGTGGAGGGCATCGAAAAGAAGCGCATTCGCAAG GGGAAGATCGAGTACCTGGTCAAGTGGCGGGGATGGTCGCCGAA ATACAACACATGGGAGCCGGAGGAAAACATCCTTGACCCCCGCCTCTTGGTTGCATTTCAACACAG GGAGAGGCAGGAGCAACTGATGGGATATCGCAAACGTGGGCCAAAACCAAAACATCTTCTACTGCAG GTACCCTCATTTGCCCGGAGATCGAGCATACCTGCGGGTTTTGAGGACACCTCTCCAGATGTAGAAGACATCCCAAAGTCCGATCACATCCAGGTCCAGCGTCCCCAGCCCCAGCAATACCAGCTGAACAGCAAGAAGCACCACCAGTACCAGCCCAGCAGCCAGGAGGTCCCCGCAGACCAGCTCACCAACAGCAAGAAGAAGTACATCTATCAGCTAAACAGCAAAAAACACCACCACTACGAGCCTGACCCTAATATGTATGACACCCAAGCTTCAAGGCTCAAAAAGGTGGTCAAAGTTCAAGAAGCAGGCAATAAACCTGCCAACCCTGGCTGGAACCTGCCTCTAGCACTGCAGCAGAAATGGGTTCGTGACAAAGACACCGGCTGCTTGAGTAAAGTCAAAGAGCTGGCAGTGGAGGTTAGGAAACCTGTTCCCAAAGAGGGCGTCAGTGAACATGCCCTTAAGCCCGATCCTAAGGACGCAACCCTGCCCAGTTCTGTCAGCAGCAAAATGAAGATAATCAAGAATAAAAATAAGAATGGACGTATTGTTATTGTCATGAGCAAGTACATGGACAGTCATAAGGTGCATGGAGCCAAGGGCAAACACGGGGAATCCTCTAACGGGGAGAAAATCCAAAGTGGGGGCGAGAACAATGCAGGACACAGAACCAAAATAGTGGAGAACGGTATTCCCAAAGAGATTTGTAGTAGCAGTTCCCTGCCTGCTGCAGATCACCCACAAAAGTGTTCCCCAAAGGACCGACACTTCTTTAAACCATCACCAAGCACAGCAGAGGAATACAACACAGAAGTGGCGCGGGGTCAAGCGGACTTACCAGACGACCTACCCCTACAGCTGACCGCCAGCTCGCCCTCGACATCTTGGCCGGCCGACGCCAACATCCCCACCCCTACAATTATGGACCACATCAAGATTCCATCCTATTCCAGCAGCCGGAAGAGGAAACTCTCCAACCCTGTGGATGAGAGGACTGTTTCCAAGAGCTGTCTGACTTCCAGAAGCCTCAGTGTTCCCAGCGCTGGGGTCGGTCCACCTCAGGAAAAACCCATGGACCTTCACTGTAGTGGACGTAGCAGCACATATGCATACGATGCAATGGATTGTGGTGACCAAGAGGAGCCCATAGACCTGAGCTGCCCAAAGACTAAGAGGCTGACTGAGCCGGAAATCCCACCCGAGCCCCAACCTGAACTTTTAACACAACCTGAGCCCCAACCTGAACTCGTAAAACAACCTGAGCCCCAACTTGAACTTGTGAAACAACCTGAGCCCCAACTTGAACTTGTGAAACAACCTGAGCCCCAACCTGAACTTGTAAAAGAACCTGAGCTCCAACCTGAACTTGTGAAACAACCCGAGCTCCAACCTGAACTTGTGAAACAACCCGAGCTCCAACCTGAACTTGAAAAACAacctgagccccgacatgaaCTTGAACCCCAACCTGTTGACAAGGATGTAGCGGAGGACACACAGAATTCATCTAAAGCAGCACCAGCTGAAAAGATCTGTCCTTTTATGGGAAACATCATCATTACAGACATCACGACAAACAGTCTGACTGTCACCTTCAAGGAGTATGTTTCTTTCTAA